A single genomic interval of Pyrobaculum arsenaticum DSM 13514 harbors:
- a CDS encoding class I SAM-dependent methyltransferase translates to MEIDHVLELYRQLAPVYEEVYGAEQRAKYLRAAALAGEKVVDAGCGTGIVFEVLSSYVVCLDISTEMLGLARDKRGIWGELLIADYRMPPFRDGAFSSALFISSADPRQFDELASLWSGIAGVLLFEFKDHWRVVDQRNYEKSNF, encoded by the coding sequence ATGGAGATTGACCACGTACTAGAGCTCTACAGACAACTAGCTCCTGTTTACGAGGAGGTGTATGGGGCGGAGCAGAGGGCCAAGTACCTGCGGGCGGCCGCCCTAGCAGGAGAGAAGGTAGTCGATGCGGGATGCGGCACCGGCATAGTCTTCGAGGTATTGAGTAGCTACGTGGTCTGTTTGGACATATCTACAGAGATGCTTGGCCTGGCAAGGGATAAGAGGGGCATTTGGGGAGAGCTCCTCATCGCCGACTACAGGATGCCGCCTTTTAGAGACGGCGCCTTTAGCTCAGCTCTCTTCATCTCGTCAGCGGATCCCAGACAGTTTGACGAACTTGCCTCGCTATGGTCAGGGATAGCTGGTGTCCTGCTTTTCGAGTTTAAAGATCATTGGCGCGTTGTGGATCAACGCAATTATGAAAAGTCAAATTTCTAG
- a CDS encoding ATPase domain-containing protein — protein sequence MAYQEQYSYDYQTYPVYDNRVPTGIWYIDQLLQGGFRKGEIYLVAGEAGQGKTIFSLQFLKTGAELYDEPGLYITIDEPSEDVKRGVRESLGWDLEALETQNKLVFLDLRTHFRTYAKEEKVTADPREIAKIILEYVKKFGIKRLVIDPIAPLIITSHTDILWVREYMRELVFQLRKIKDITTLMTSEIPTGENKISRFGVEEYLASGVIKLELMEYRGFVFRVMFIRKMRWTAVRPQKLVFEIYPQYGIYILDRLENFMKQIDIWYANLSQQAQAPPAT from the coding sequence ATGGCTTATCAGGAGCAGTACAGCTATGACTACCAGACCTACCCAGTATATGATAACAGGGTGCCAACAGGTATCTGGTATATTGACCAGCTACTACAGGGTGGCTTCCGTAAGGGGGAAATCTACCTCGTGGCAGGGGAGGCGGGTCAGGGAAAGACCATATTCAGCCTTCAGTTTCTGAAGACTGGGGCAGAGCTGTACGACGAGCCTGGGCTCTATATCACAATTGACGAGCCTTCTGAGGACGTTAAGAGGGGCGTAAGGGAGTCGCTGGGCTGGGACCTCGAGGCTTTGGAGACCCAGAACAAGCTGGTATTCCTAGATCTCAGGACGCACTTCCGCACCTATGCGAAGGAGGAAAAAGTCACTGCCGATCCGAGAGAGATAGCGAAGATTATCCTAGAGTACGTGAAGAAGTTCGGTATAAAGAGGCTGGTGATAGACCCCATCGCACCGCTTATAATAACGTCGCATACCGACATTCTCTGGGTGAGGGAGTACATGAGAGAGCTGGTGTTCCAGCTCAGGAAGATAAAGGACATAACGACGCTGATGACGTCTGAAATACCGACCGGCGAAAACAAAATCAGCAGATTCGGCGTTGAGGAATACCTAGCCAGCGGAGTGATAAAACTAGAACTAATGGAGTACAGAGGCTTCGTCTTTAGGGTGATGTTTATAAGAAAGATGAGATGGACTGCGGTGAGGCCCCAGAAGCTGGTGTTTGAGATATACCCCCAGTACGGCATCTACATCCTAGATCGGTTGGAGAATTTCATGAAGCAGATAGACATCTGGTACGCCAACCTCAGCCAACAAGCCCAAGCCCCTCCAGCTACTTAA
- a CDS encoding signal recognition particle protein Srp54, whose protein sequence is MKALTELFSKLVEKIRDVEYIDEATLQEIAREIQRTLLKADVPLDLVKTFTDNAVKRIREEKPPAGIPPREYLIYVLYEELVKLMGGEQPAEFKPTKKPYIVLLLGVEGSGKTTTSAKLARYLMKRGYKVGMVETDTIRPAAFDQLRQLAEKIGAPFYGERDGKDAVEIARRGVANLKGVDVLIIDTAGRHRNEEALLQEVKAIYDAVNPDEVVLVVDATVGKLAAAQAEAFMKYLPIHTVIITKMDSTARGGGALAAVAKTGARVKFIGVGEDVEELEPFNPRKFVARLLGMGDLDALLEKIKAVFEEEEVLEEIESGRLDLLTFKKQIDSLMKLGPLSKVFQLLPGGLAAKISEEQIELSQKNLKKWRAILSSMTMEELKNPDILNASRIRRIALGAGVTPKDVKEMLTVYENLKKMSKTLKRQMRLRMAR, encoded by the coding sequence GTGAAGGCACTTACTGAGCTGTTCAGCAAGCTAGTAGAGAAGATCAGAGACGTCGAGTACATAGACGAGGCAACCTTACAAGAAATAGCGCGGGAAATACAAAGGACATTACTAAAGGCAGACGTCCCGCTCGATCTTGTTAAGACCTTTACCGATAACGCGGTAAAGAGGATAAGGGAGGAGAAGCCGCCGGCCGGCATACCGCCGAGAGAATACCTAATCTACGTGCTCTACGAGGAGTTGGTAAAGCTAATGGGCGGCGAGCAACCGGCCGAGTTCAAGCCGACAAAGAAGCCCTACATCGTATTGTTACTTGGCGTAGAGGGTAGCGGTAAGACCACCACTTCGGCGAAGCTGGCGAGATACCTAATGAAGAGGGGCTACAAGGTCGGCATGGTGGAGACCGACACCATTAGACCAGCGGCGTTTGATCAGCTTAGGCAACTAGCTGAAAAGATAGGAGCCCCCTTCTACGGCGAAAGGGATGGAAAAGACGCCGTAGAGATAGCTAGGCGCGGAGTCGCCAACTTAAAGGGGGTTGACGTATTGATAATAGACACAGCAGGCAGGCACAGAAATGAAGAGGCGCTACTCCAAGAAGTCAAGGCTATATACGACGCGGTGAACCCCGACGAGGTGGTGCTCGTGGTAGACGCCACTGTGGGTAAGCTCGCTGCGGCACAGGCAGAGGCCTTTATGAAATATCTCCCAATACACACAGTTATCATTACTAAAATGGACAGCACAGCCCGCGGAGGCGGAGCACTGGCGGCTGTAGCCAAGACTGGTGCCCGGGTAAAATTCATAGGGGTGGGGGAGGACGTAGAGGAGCTGGAGCCCTTTAACCCCCGGAAGTTCGTAGCCAGGTTGCTAGGCATGGGCGACCTAGACGCGTTGTTGGAAAAAATCAAGGCGGTGTTCGAAGAGGAAGAGGTGCTAGAAGAAATCGAGAGCGGGAGGCTAGACCTTCTCACCTTCAAGAAGCAGATCGACAGCTTGATGAAGTTGGGGCCCCTCAGTAAGGTTTTTCAGCTACTGCCTGGAGGATTAGCAGCTAAGATATCCGAAGAGCAGATAGAGCTGTCGCAGAAAAATCTGAAAAAGTGGCGTGCTATACTGAGCTCAATGACTATGGAAGAGTTGAAAAACCCTGATATTTTAAACGCGTCAAGGATCCGCCGCATAGCGCTGGGAGCCGGCGTTACGCCGAAAGACGTAAAGGAGATGCTGACTGTTTACGAAAACTTGAAGAAAATGTCTAAGACGTTGAAGCGCCAGATGAGGCTTAGGATGGCCAGGTGA
- a CDS encoding tRNA pseudouridine(54/55) synthase Pus10 produces MELISKALEAVRRYPLCDSCLGRLFALMGYGIENRERGQAIKTILHMAAVSDYRKGKDVTADLIALAKCHLPTRRFLAGVGIRVDEERCYICGDLMEGVEKYAEMAVEQLRGLDFVSFAVGSTLPEELLEKEAEVVKSLLVTTGESVKHEVNRRIGKELLRRLSDKRVDKLRPNVVVNVDLVSGQVKVVRNPILIGGRYLKLGRKIAQAKRFGNVRTTLLEKLAYLRDTFGGEDHVIHVSGREDSDARMLGSGRPLVVEVKQPLRYTAQVAPFRDKDVIFLPVGFTDRNEVRRLKEKAKTDIKLYRVLVLSESPLKQDDLSKLSALSGATVTQYTPRRIKRLHPRKKRVRMVYDVAWRLVSPHVFELYIRCQGGLYVKEFVHGDGGRTAPNVAELLNTRLEVLELDVLYIE; encoded by the coding sequence GTGGAGTTAATATCCAAGGCCCTAGAGGCGGTGAGGAGATATCCCCTGTGCGACTCTTGTCTAGGTAGGCTTTTTGCCCTAATGGGATACGGCATTGAAAACCGGGAGCGTGGCCAAGCCATCAAGACCATCCTGCACATGGCCGCAGTCTCAGACTATAGAAAGGGGAAAGATGTTACGGCAGACCTCATCGCATTGGCCAAATGCCACCTCCCTACGAGAAGGTTTCTGGCAGGCGTTGGGATAAGAGTAGACGAGGAAAGGTGCTATATCTGCGGCGATCTGATGGAGGGGGTTGAAAAATACGCAGAGATGGCTGTTGAGCAACTACGCGGCTTAGACTTTGTAAGCTTCGCTGTGGGTTCTACGCTTCCAGAAGAGTTGCTTGAGAAGGAGGCTGAGGTGGTAAAGAGTCTTCTTGTCACTACCGGTGAGTCGGTAAAGCATGAAGTAAACCGACGCATCGGTAAGGAGCTTCTGAGACGCCTTTCTGACAAGAGAGTAGACAAGCTAAGACCTAACGTGGTGGTGAATGTAGACTTGGTAAGCGGCCAAGTAAAGGTGGTAAGAAACCCCATTCTTATTGGAGGCCGTTATCTCAAGCTTGGGCGGAAAATTGCCCAGGCAAAAAGATTTGGTAATGTGCGAACGACGTTGCTAGAAAAATTGGCCTATCTACGTGATACGTTCGGCGGAGAGGACCACGTAATACATGTATCGGGTAGAGAAGATAGCGATGCGCGTATGCTTGGTAGCGGCCGTCCACTAGTTGTCGAAGTAAAGCAGCCGCTTAGATACACCGCCCAGGTAGCCCCGTTTAGAGATAAAGACGTAATTTTTCTTCCTGTGGGGTTTACCGACAGAAATGAGGTAAGAAGGCTAAAGGAGAAGGCCAAGACCGATATTAAGCTTTACCGGGTGCTTGTACTTTCAGAATCTCCGCTTAAACAGGATGACCTAAGTAAGCTGTCTGCTCTTTCAGGCGCCACTGTTACACAATATACCCCGAGGCGGATAAAAAGACTTCATCCGAGAAAAAAGAGGGTAAGGATGGTCTACGACGTGGCGTGGCGCCTCGTGTCGCCGCACGTCTTTGAGCTCTATATAAGGTGCCAAGGTGGGCTATACGTAAAGGAATTTGTACACGGCGACGGCGGCAGGACCGCCCCAAACGTCGCAGAGCTTTTAAATACTAGGTTAGAAGTCCTAGAACTAGACGTCTTGTACATCGAATAG
- the guaA gene encoding glutamine-hydrolyzing GMP synthase: MEKILVVNLGGQYAHLIARRIREIGAYAEIASYDSVLEVAKSDEVKAIVLSGGPASVYEPNSPDLPVDLLYLGKPVLGICFGHQWIAKKLGGVVERGKGEYGKTMVRILSSDPLFEGWEAEEVVWMSHSDYVKEVPSGFQVLAVSENGYVAAMRSGHIYGVQFHPEVRHTVKGIRLLENFVRKVAGIKSVWVPEEQVGKIVEEIKAMVKEGIVVVGVSGGVDSTVTAVLLHMALGSRVKAVFIDHGLFREGEPEKAVQLLRSVGIDVLYIDARERFLKKLDGVSDCEEKRRIVGETFAEVFTEVVAGIPNAKYLAQGTLYPDVIESGAVKGADRIKSHHNVGGIPPWFTLELIEPLRDFYKDEVRRIAKSLGLPDEVVYRHPFPGPGLAVRIIGPFTLEKLEIVRRATKIVEEELERAGLLRKVWQAFATVGEDKWVGVKGDRRAEGYIVTVRVVESEDAMTADWAKIPHDVLDKISSRIASEIPHVTMVTYAITSKPPSTIEPC, encoded by the coding sequence GTGGAGAAGATCCTTGTCGTAAATCTAGGCGGACAATATGCTCACCTAATAGCGAGAAGAATTAGAGAAATCGGGGCATACGCGGAGATTGCTTCATACGACTCCGTTCTCGAAGTGGCGAAAAGCGATGAGGTAAAAGCCATAGTTCTCTCGGGAGGCCCGGCTTCGGTGTACGAACCAAACTCGCCAGATCTGCCGGTGGACCTCCTTTACCTCGGAAAACCTGTGCTTGGCATATGCTTCGGACACCAGTGGATAGCCAAAAAACTAGGAGGAGTCGTAGAACGCGGCAAGGGCGAGTACGGAAAGACTATGGTTAGAATCTTGTCTAGCGACCCCCTCTTTGAGGGGTGGGAAGCAGAGGAGGTGGTTTGGATGAGCCACAGCGACTACGTAAAGGAGGTCCCAAGCGGCTTCCAAGTCTTGGCAGTAAGCGAAAACGGCTACGTTGCGGCTATGAGGAGCGGCCACATCTACGGAGTTCAGTTCCACCCTGAGGTTAGACACACGGTAAAGGGGATTCGACTTTTAGAAAACTTTGTGAGAAAGGTTGCCGGCATCAAATCGGTTTGGGTGCCTGAAGAGCAAGTTGGTAAAATAGTGGAAGAGATAAAAGCAATGGTCAAGGAAGGCATTGTAGTCGTAGGCGTTAGCGGTGGCGTGGACAGCACCGTCACCGCGGTTCTCCTCCACATGGCGTTAGGGAGCCGCGTCAAGGCAGTCTTCATCGACCACGGCTTATTCAGAGAGGGGGAGCCCGAGAAGGCTGTACAGCTCCTTAGATCAGTAGGAATAGACGTGTTGTATATCGACGCGAGAGAGCGTTTCCTTAAAAAGCTTGATGGGGTGTCCGACTGCGAAGAGAAGAGAAGAATTGTCGGAGAGACCTTCGCCGAGGTGTTCACAGAAGTGGTGGCTGGGATACCTAATGCCAAATACCTCGCACAAGGTACGCTGTATCCAGACGTCATAGAAAGCGGAGCAGTAAAGGGCGCAGATAGAATAAAAAGCCACCACAACGTCGGAGGGATCCCACCCTGGTTTACCCTAGAACTAATCGAACCGCTTAGAGACTTTTACAAAGACGAGGTAAGAAGAATAGCAAAGTCCCTTGGTTTGCCAGATGAGGTAGTTTACCGACATCCCTTTCCCGGTCCAGGTCTTGCAGTAAGGATAATAGGGCCCTTTACCCTTGAGAAGCTTGAAATAGTGAGGAGAGCTACAAAGATTGTAGAAGAAGAGCTGGAAAGGGCGGGTCTTCTGAGAAAGGTATGGCAAGCCTTCGCCACAGTGGGTGAGGATAAATGGGTGGGAGTAAAGGGAGATAGACGCGCCGAGGGCTACATAGTTACAGTTAGGGTTGTGGAAAGCGAAGATGCTATGACAGCCGACTGGGCCAAGATCCCACACGACGTCTTGGACAAGATCTCCTCGCGTATTGCATCAGAAATTCCACACGTAACAATGGTTACATATGCAATTACCTCCAAACCCCCCTCAACAATTGAGCCGTGTTAA
- a CDS encoding gamma-glutamyltransferase, with amino-acid sequence MYLGKEFGIATESFLATRAGYEVYKRGGNAADAAVAASIVLTYVLPHLNGIGGDFLALVSRGGQVQAVLGLGWAPRRVPDNPPRRGLQSAVVPGYLAGVLEFHKKFGQLPWSKVVDVALELMGQAVVHPSLAEATRTYRDLLFSDPGGEIYLSLPNTPGAPYKIEPLLKLWQVLRDRPEAFYEEIAQDFTRHGYFELDDFSRYRAETRQPVSMKYGDWQIYEAPPPSLGFAVLLTLKLAEPAGGTFSYARIRNTVVALRKAHWAIHNYLHDGPVPVEELLSGKLELGEAERPEPTVGTTYLATCDEELVVSAIQSLYYPFGSGFTDPKWGVTFNNRASDFTAGLNKAAPWKRPLHTLSAVIIQREDEAYALGASAGHYRPAIYAQLIQNIVLYNMDPRAAVWAPRFVWTGGWGVKAEEGWEPGPGVVFVKYPSRLGVASLIAKRKHGVVAVADIRGDGLALGT; translated from the coding sequence ATGTACCTTGGTAAGGAGTTTGGCATAGCGACAGAAAGCTTCTTAGCTACCAGGGCAGGTTACGAGGTTTATAAAAGGGGCGGCAACGCCGCCGACGCGGCGGTTGCGGCGTCAATAGTACTTACCTACGTCCTCCCCCACTTAAACGGTATCGGTGGCGACTTCTTGGCTTTGGTGAGCCGCGGAGGCCAGGTACAGGCTGTTCTAGGGCTTGGGTGGGCGCCACGGAGAGTTCCTGACAACCCCCCGCGCCGGGGGTTGCAGTCGGCAGTAGTGCCCGGATACTTGGCTGGGGTCTTGGAATTTCACAAGAAATTTGGCCAACTACCGTGGAGTAAAGTTGTGGATGTTGCCCTTGAGCTGATGGGCCAAGCTGTTGTGCACCCCTCTTTGGCTGAAGCCACTAGGACGTATAGAGATCTGCTTTTTTCGGATCCCGGTGGGGAGATATATTTAAGCCTCCCCAACACTCCCGGCGCGCCGTACAAAATAGAGCCCTTGCTCAAGCTGTGGCAGGTGCTACGAGACCGCCCCGAGGCTTTTTACGAGGAAATAGCGCAGGACTTCACGAGGCATGGCTATTTTGAGTTAGACGACTTTTCCCGCTATAGGGCTGAGACACGCCAGCCGGTTTCGATGAAATACGGCGATTGGCAGATATACGAGGCGCCTCCCCCCTCGTTGGGTTTTGCGGTTTTGCTTACCTTGAAGCTTGCCGAGCCGGCTGGGGGCACCTTTAGCTATGCCCGAATCAGAAATACAGTAGTGGCGCTTAGAAAGGCTCACTGGGCTATTCACAATTACCTTCACGACGGACCTGTGCCTGTGGAGGAGCTTCTCTCAGGCAAATTAGAGCTTGGCGAAGCGGAGAGACCCGAGCCGACTGTAGGAACTACGTATCTGGCAACATGCGATGAAGAACTTGTTGTGTCTGCCATACAGTCGCTCTACTATCCCTTCGGCTCCGGCTTCACGGATCCCAAGTGGGGCGTGACATTTAACAACAGAGCTAGCGACTTCACCGCCGGCCTGAACAAGGCGGCTCCTTGGAAACGTCCTCTACACACACTATCTGCAGTTATTATCCAGAGAGAAGATGAGGCGTACGCCCTGGGGGCTAGCGCTGGGCACTACAGACCAGCCATATATGCACAGCTCATTCAAAACATTGTATTATATAACATGGATCCCCGCGCGGCGGTGTGGGCGCCGCGTTTTGTTTGGACTGGCGGCTGGGGGGTAAAGGCCGAAGAGGGCTGGGAGCCGGGGCCCGGCGTAGTCTTCGTCAAGTATCCAAGTAGGCTGGGGGTTGCATCTCTTATCGCAAAGCGGAAGCACGGCGTCGTCGCGGTGGCGGATATTCGAGGAGACGGCCTCGCCCTGGGGACATAG
- a CDS encoding helix-turn-helix transcriptional regulator produces MFWVITLFANGTVLLLFNATLVATVANISLPAPPASVPEVRLDGIPVPALIVNNSLVVPTGGQGVVTVRYVPRLGEADNLLYFNITTSDLFAIWVQRGVIAVPKLRIINYTMLNGDLLIVAKGPGVLAYAKPAPPVATQSAGTPRPTTTQSGGLFPSLTAPSATTSSTSLNNIATTAVTTSTSVPLTQPTTSSPVLSETSTTHQVVHTAQELTPFLLVAVAVAASALGFALYRKARMAPSATQLSEVDSEILAYLHKRGGAYEAQIARELSLPRTTVHRAVRRLAEQGLIKIEKRDGKNWLEPTGSS; encoded by the coding sequence ATGTTTTGGGTTATTACCCTATTTGCCAACGGTACAGTTCTGTTGCTCTTCAACGCCACGCTTGTAGCAACTGTGGCCAATATATCTCTGCCGGCGCCTCCGGCTTCTGTGCCGGAGGTGAGGCTCGACGGCATCCCAGTACCCGCCTTAATTGTAAATAACAGTCTTGTAGTGCCTACGGGTGGTCAAGGAGTGGTCACTGTCCGGTATGTCCCGCGGCTTGGAGAAGCCGATAACCTCCTTTACTTTAATATTACGACTAGCGACCTCTTTGCCATCTGGGTCCAGCGGGGAGTTATCGCCGTGCCTAAGCTGAGGATAATAAACTATACTATGTTAAACGGTGATTTACTCATAGTGGCGAAGGGACCCGGTGTGTTGGCCTACGCCAAGCCAGCTCCGCCTGTGGCTACGCAGAGCGCTGGAACCCCCAGGCCTACTACCACACAGAGCGGCGGGCTCTTCCCCAGCCTAACAGCCCCCTCCGCTACAACTTCGTCGACAAGTCTCAACAACATCGCCACTACCGCGGTGACGACAAGTACCTCTGTGCCTTTAACACAGCCAACCACTTCATCCCCCGTGCTCTCAGAGACTTCGACAACTCATCAAGTTGTTCACACAGCTCAGGAATTAACGCCATTTCTGCTTGTGGCTGTAGCTGTCGCCGCATCGGCATTAGGCTTTGCGTTATACAGAAAGGCGAGGATGGCGCCAAGTGCAACTCAACTCTCCGAGGTAGACTCTGAGATACTCGCCTATCTCCACAAAAGAGGTGGAGCTTACGAGGCGCAGATAGCTAGGGAACTATCTCTGCCCAGAACGACCGTCCACAGGGCTGTTAGAAGGTTGGCAGAACAAGGCTTGATAAAAATCGAGAAGAGAGACGGTAAAAACTGGCTAGAACCAACTGGTAGTAGTTAA
- a CDS encoding NTP transferase domain-containing protein, protein MKIAPVVLAGGTAGIFEKLTGQLPKTYIKIGGKRLYQYTADALLAIFGKVYVAAPRPEDNPYIYVEERGTGVERAISAAEAYLGAETHMLIAYGDVYVESYAYRSLIEATATTGADGAVLAVPRKATKGYGVLETKAGTLLAKIGGEGQWIFGGLALLPRAALRIIEQAGLYEGLNQIAQRSKIAVVPWSGTWHDVNHPEDLMQLLEYTAPRNTIIAKTAKVSPTAVLEGPVVIEDGVEIDHYAVIKGPAYIGKGAFIGAHALIRNYTDIEEGAVIGSSTEVSHSLICERATVGRGSFVSYSVVGEEAVLEPNIVTMSVLREGRDRLEPIQVRGQVYYKLGALIPRKARVSAGTTLPPGAGWD, encoded by the coding sequence ATGAAAATAGCCCCTGTCGTACTAGCGGGCGGCACGGCCGGCATATTTGAAAAATTGACAGGTCAACTCCCCAAGACTTACATAAAAATCGGCGGGAAAAGACTATACCAATACACCGCCGACGCGTTACTGGCTATATTCGGAAAAGTCTACGTAGCGGCGCCCCGCCCCGAAGATAACCCCTACATCTATGTAGAAGAAAGAGGGACTGGAGTCGAGAGGGCAATCTCCGCGGCAGAGGCCTACTTAGGCGCTGAGACCCATATGCTGATAGCATATGGCGACGTTTATGTAGAGAGCTATGCGTACAGGTCTCTAATAGAGGCGACAGCTACCACAGGCGCAGACGGCGCTGTGCTCGCCGTGCCGAGAAAAGCCACAAAGGGATACGGCGTACTGGAGACGAAAGCCGGGACCCTCCTAGCCAAAATAGGGGGAGAAGGCCAGTGGATATTCGGAGGATTAGCCCTCCTCCCACGTGCCGCACTAAGGATAATAGAACAAGCCGGGCTTTACGAAGGCTTAAACCAAATAGCACAGCGATCAAAAATAGCGGTTGTACCGTGGAGCGGGACGTGGCATGATGTAAATCACCCAGAAGACTTAATGCAACTGCTAGAGTACACAGCGCCGAGGAATACCATTATTGCTAAAACCGCCAAGGTAAGCCCCACTGCCGTGTTGGAGGGACCCGTCGTAATTGAGGATGGCGTAGAGATAGACCACTACGCCGTGATAAAAGGTCCTGCCTACATAGGGAAGGGGGCTTTTATAGGAGCCCACGCACTTATACGTAACTACACCGATATAGAGGAGGGCGCCGTCATCGGAAGTAGCACAGAAGTAAGCCACAGCCTCATCTGCGAGAGGGCCACTGTGGGGAGGGGGTCCTTTGTCTCCTACAGCGTAGTAGGCGAAGAGGCAGTTCTAGAACCCAACATTGTGACTATGTCGGTACTCAGAGAGGGGCGCGATAGACTAGAACCAATACAAGTAAGAGGCCAGGTATACTACAAACTAGGCGCCTTAATACCGCGGAAAGCCCGAGTATCCGCAGGCACAACACTACCTCCAGGAGCTGGCTGGGACTAA
- the glmS gene encoding glutamine--fructose-6-phosphate transaminase (isomerizing): MCGIFGIVFAERPRRPLGEILRRSLERLEYRGYDSAGVAVVDRGLVVRKDAGKVAEVASRHGFDALQGVAGLAHTRWATHGAPNQINAHPHTDCRGVLAVVHNGIIENYAELREELAKRGHIFRTETDTEVFVHLVEEYKRQGLDTFSAFKKALARIKGAYAIALIDVENPQVIYFARNLSPLIIGVGDGFNIVASDIPTVLDHTRRVIAIKDGEYGYITPTEVYIESDGVPQDAASRIEEIPWSAEMATKGGYPHFMLKEIYEQPESLAFTVAGLEPAQLEAVANAVLSARNVYLVGAGTSYHAGLTLAYLLPRLRITAIPIISSEYAIYENLFDRDDVAIVVSQSGETIDTIKAARAMREKGVRVVAVTNVVGSTLSRESDATIYTRAGPEIGVAATKTFTTQVLTLGALYVTALSLLGYDVSQHVDEMKKVPDLARKTIENTAGTAKDLARRLRNRPSAYYLGRGAALPVAMEGALKLKEVAYIHAEAYSAGESKHGPIALVEPGFPTLFVFSDPQTREKTLSNVAEMKARGALTIGTVPAKSDYAKKLDVAIEVPEMGDVFAPIIHVIPLQMLAYFAAVERGYDPDKPRNLAKTVTVE; this comes from the coding sequence GTGTGCGGTATTTTTGGCATAGTCTTCGCCGAGCGGCCAAGACGGCCGCTCGGCGAGATTCTGCGTAGGAGTTTAGAGAGGCTTGAATATCGAGGCTACGACTCAGCCGGGGTTGCTGTAGTGGACAGGGGGTTGGTTGTGAGAAAAGACGCGGGAAAAGTTGCGGAGGTGGCGTCACGCCACGGTTTTGACGCGTTGCAAGGCGTCGCGGGACTTGCCCATACCAGATGGGCCACGCACGGCGCTCCTAACCAAATCAACGCCCATCCTCACACTGACTGTAGGGGAGTGTTGGCAGTAGTCCACAATGGGATTATAGAAAACTACGCCGAGCTTAGAGAAGAACTCGCAAAGAGGGGTCACATATTTCGCACCGAGACCGACACAGAGGTTTTTGTGCACTTGGTGGAAGAATACAAGAGACAGGGGCTCGACACTTTCTCCGCGTTTAAAAAAGCGCTGGCAAGAATAAAAGGCGCCTACGCCATCGCCCTAATAGACGTCGAGAATCCGCAAGTTATATACTTCGCCAGGAATCTCTCGCCTCTTATAATCGGCGTGGGGGATGGTTTTAACATCGTCGCCAGCGACATACCGACTGTTCTCGACCACACCAGGAGAGTAATAGCCATAAAAGATGGCGAGTACGGCTATATAACTCCCACAGAGGTATACATAGAATCAGACGGCGTGCCGCAAGATGCCGCCTCTAGAATTGAGGAGATCCCTTGGAGCGCCGAGATGGCTACAAAGGGAGGCTACCCCCACTTTATGCTAAAGGAGATATATGAGCAGCCTGAGTCGCTTGCCTTCACTGTCGCCGGGCTTGAGCCCGCCCAGCTTGAGGCTGTGGCCAACGCCGTCCTGTCCGCAAGGAATGTGTACTTGGTTGGCGCCGGGACGTCCTACCACGCCGGGCTCACATTGGCATATCTGCTCCCCAGGTTGAGAATCACAGCTATTCCCATTATATCGTCTGAGTACGCCATATACGAGAACCTCTTTGACAGAGACGACGTGGCCATCGTCGTATCGCAGTCTGGAGAGACCATAGATACCATAAAAGCTGCAAGAGCCATGAGAGAAAAAGGCGTGAGGGTAGTGGCGGTGACCAACGTGGTTGGAAGTACTCTCTCCCGAGAAAGCGACGCTACAATATACACAAGAGCCGGGCCAGAAATCGGAGTAGCCGCTACAAAGACTTTTACTACCCAAGTCCTCACTCTAGGCGCGCTGTATGTCACGGCGCTGAGTCTGTTGGGATACGACGTTTCTCAACACGTCGACGAGATGAAAAAGGTGCCGGATCTGGCGAGGAAGACTATAGAAAACACCGCAGGCACGGCAAAAGATCTCGCCAGGAGGCTAAGAAATAGGCCAAGCGCCTACTACCTAGGAAGGGGGGCTGCCTTGCCTGTCGCCATGGAGGGGGCACTAAAGTTGAAAGAGGTGGCATATATACACGCTGAGGCCTACTCGGCAGGCGAGTCCAAACATGGTCCAATAGCACTTGTGGAGCCAGGCTTCCCCACACTATTCGTATTCTCAGACCCCCAGACTAGGGAGAAGACGTTGAGCAACGTCGCAGAGATGAAGGCAAGAGGGGCGTTAACCATTGGCACAGTTCCGGCAAAAAGCGACTACGCCAAGAAGCTGGACGTGGCGATAGAGGTTCCAGAGATGGGCGACGTCTTCGCCCCAATTATCCACGTCATCCCATTGCAGATGCTCGCCTACTTCGCCGCCGTTGAGAGGGGGTACGACCCCGACAAACCGAGAAATCTAGCGAAAACCGTGACAGTGGAATAA